CTCTCTGATGTCGGCAGAAACTCCCACCCAAAACTGTCGAAAACGAAATAGCACATCTGGAAGCGACGTTAGTTGATCTGGGCCTTTCAGTAGCATGGAATTCAAGGATATTCCATCCACTGTGGCTGCCGCATCCCACACTAGACGTACTTTACCGGGTTTCCGTGGATTTGTCACTACTCCCAGTGGTAAATACCACACTCGTTTTGGATTGGCTCGATCTAGTTCTTCTTGAGTTGCGCGATGTGCGTAGCCTTTCAATACATACTCAGTGATCTGCTTTTTGAGATTGGACGCGAGTTCTGGATCTCTAATCATCTTGCGTTCCAGGCATTCGAAACGCTTGACCGCCATCTTGTGACTATCTGGGAGCTCTACGTCATCATATCTCCACAATAGACCTGTTTCGAACCTTTCACCAACTCGTATGGTCGTTTGCTCCATGATTTTCTTAGCGCGTTTTTCTTCTTCAGACTCTGGTACGGGTGCTGGTTTCACACCTGCATCTTCCATAGTGAAATAATCTCTCACTGCGTTGTAGAGCTTCTGATCACTTGCGCATTCACATGTATGAAAATTTAGCGTATGCGTTGACTCTTTACTGCTACCACCAAAAATGCTCCATCCTAACCTCGTTTTTACAGCGATGGGCTCGCCTTTTTGGCCTTCTTTCACTTGCAGAGGTATCGTAAGGTTCACATTGTTAACTCCAATTAACAGACGAGGTACAGCCTTCTCGTAGCTTACAACTGGCAGACCCAGGAGATAACAATAGCGTTGCGCCAAATCTTCATAACTGAGGCTCTGTTCCGGCAAAGTGAGCTCTTTCACGGTGCGAAGATCGTTGAGGTAGAACTGTTTTTGCCTATTAACTCCTCTAATCGAAACTTGAACTTGTTTTGAATCCGGCTCGAGTCTGGTGACGTTCCCTGTCCATTTTAAACACAATGGTTTCGTCCATCCATCGATACCCAACTGTTCCACCAGGTCACTCTCGATCAGCGACAAATCTGACCCATCGTCCAAGAAGGCAAACGTTTCGATGGATCCACGTGGTCCTGAGATAATGACCGGAACAATTCGGAATAGAAGAGTTTGTTTGTAGCGTTGATGAACGTGATTCTGCACCGTTGATAAACTTTGAACAGGCTGACCGTTGGAATGGTTTGAATGTAATAGCGGATGATGACGGTACTGACATCCTTCTATCACGCATTGTTTCGCATTTTTGCAGCTCCTCCTACCGTGTGCGTTTAGACAACACCGGCATAAACCGTTAGTTTGTGCAAACTTCCATCTATCATTCACGGAATACGCTTTGAACATCATACACTCAGCTATTCGATGATCTGAAGTGTACAGTTGCGTGAGCATATACTTGGCTGTGCTCCCAGCCACCACAGAGCATAGTGTAGCATGTCGGAAAATAGTGTTTCGAAGCAGCAGCAAATCGGAAAATCTGTAACTAGTTCTGCACTTGGGCAGTCTAATCAGAGTTCCTCTACTCCCTTAAGcaagaaggaaaagaagaaacttaAGTTAACGGAAAAGTTGACCTCAATGGAGAACATACAAAGAGTTGTTCGCCGTCGTGGCACAGCTAAAGGTAAGGTGACtcgtattttaaatataattcgcCCAAATGAAGAGGAAGTAGTCCAGCTGACGGAAGCTGAGATTAAGGTATACCTGAAGAAATTGGAGGCAGCGCATAAAGATTTTAACGATGCCCACGACGAAATTATGAATGTGGTTTCGGTTGATGACTACGAACAACACGAACAGCAATACGAGGATCAGCTCACCAGGAACAATGCAGCTGTAGCGGCAGCCGCTGCGGCCATGAACGCGAGAAATGATCATCAAACCCAGCAGGCGCCGGTTGTAATCAATCAACCGCTTCGCATACCAATTCCCACATTCGACGGCCGTTATGAGAGCTGGCCAAAGTTCAAGGCCATGTTCAAGGATCTTGTGGATAAGGGTCCAGATCCGCCAGCAGTTAAGTTATACCATTTGGACAAGTCTCTGGTAGGTAATGCAGCGGGTCTAATCGATGCCAAGACAATCAACGAAGGCAATTATGCCCACGCGTGGAAGGTCTTGGAAGAGAGGTTTGAGAATAAGCGTCACGCTATCGATTCTCACATTCACGGTCTGCTGAATCTTAAGCGCATGACAAAGAAGAGCCATGTAGAGCTGCGGAGTCTGGTTGATGAAGGCAGTAAGCATGTGGAAGGTCTTAAGTTCCTGGAGCGAGACTTTAATGGAGTAGGAGAGGATTTCGTGATACATCTACTGGCAGCTGCGTTACACAACGATGTGCGTCACACGTGGGAGACCACAATTAAGCACGGTGAACTACCTGACTACAACGAGATGCTTAAGTTCCTGAAGGAGCAAGTTTTCATCCTGGATCAAGGCTAGTAACCAAAGGTCCTCGAAGTCCGTGTCTGCAGTCAACAAGCCTGTAGTGCAGAAAGCCCATACTGCCGTCTCATTAAGCGAATCGGAAATTAGTTGCGATTTTTGTGGAAAGGTTCATGCTAATTACCAGTGTTCAGAATTTAAGGCTCTTTCTGTGTCTCAGAGATTGGTTAAAGTAAGAGAGAGAAATGTTTGCTTTAATTGTCTCAGGAGGGGTCATCATAGTATCAACTGTTCGTCAGAGAAATCTTGTCAAAAATGTAAACGTCGCCACCATAGTCTTCTTCATGCCGAGGAGAAACCTAATCAAGTCCAGAATCCACCAATTAAGTCACCCCCGAAGCCAGTAGCGGAAAGGGAAGATTCATCCACATCGACTCTGGCGACTGCCACATGTTCAAGCCTGGCTAGCCGCATGCAGCAAGTGCTGTTGCTTACAGCGGTGGTCGATGTATTGGATAAAAACTACCAGCCGCATTCGTGTAGATTATTGTTAGACAGTGGTTCTCAAGTGAATTTAATTACACGTTCTCTAGCGAATAAGTTGGGCTTGAAGCTGGATTCATCGAACTTCACAGTAATCGGGGTGAACAGTATGAAGACTCAATCATCCAATTGTGGGGTTGTACATCTTTCATCGAGGTACAAGGATTTTCAAGCGAAGGTAAAATGTCTTGTAACTGCCAAGGTGACATCAgatctcccatcatcgatcatCAACATCAGTGCATTGGAAATTTCAGCTAACAGATCCGAACTTTTTCCATCCAAGTAAAGTGGATATGCTCCTGGGTAACGAATGGTTTCTTAAGTTGTTACTACCCGGAGAGTTTTCGTTGGCTCATAATCTTCCCATACTTCGTGAGACGCAATTTGGCTGGGTTGTCAGTGGAGTGTATGATGAAGGTTTGGCATTTGATGGAATAGTCTACTCGCACACCGTCACGATGGATGAATTAAGTCATACCATACAACGATTCTGGGAAATAGAGGATGTCGTTGGAACTGATGAAGGTGGTAGCGAAGAAGAGGAATGTGAAGAGCACTTCAAGGCAACCTATCGTAGAGACGCTTCCGGACGATACATCGTCCAACTGCCTTTAAAAGAGTCCGTAAGCGAGTTGGGAGATTCCAGACCACTTGCATTAAGAAGATTCTATGCGCTAGAACCAAAACTTTCGCAGCATCCAGATGTATGGAAGCAATACCAAGACTTTATGGATGAGTACGAGAGTCTTGGCCACTGCAAAGAAGTGGATGTAAGTAAGGATCCTACAGATATCATAAAATGGTATTTGCCTCATCATGCGGTTCTGCGACCTTCGAATACAACTACTAAGTGCCGCGTTGTGTTCGATGCGTCTGCAAAGGTATCTGGTCGGTCGCTAAACGATGTTATGAAGATTGGTGCTAACAAAGTGATATGCAGTCTATATGTCTTCGGTTTCGTTTTCCACTAAATGTTTTAGCTACCGACGTGGCAAAGATGTACAGACAAATCCTCGTCGATCAACGACATACGCCGCTATCTCGAGTATTCTGGAGGAAGAGTCCTTCCGATCCGCTGCAAGTCCTAGAACTTACGACAGTAACCTATGGCACAGCTTCCGCCCCGTTTTTGGCAACGCGAGCACTTTTGCAACTGGCTATCGACGAAGGCTCTAAGTATCCTGTGGCTACAAacatgtttctttgtttttaagaggctttaaactttgcagttcattcgcctccaagcTACAAACATCGTTAAGAACAATTTCTACGTGGACAATGCTTTGTTCGGGTTTGACGACTTAAATGAAGCAAGTGAAGCTCAAGTGCAGTTAATAGATTTACTTAAGGCAGGTGGATTTCATCTGCATAAATGGGCTTCTAATCATCCTGAGTTGCTGAAACGGATTCCGGAAGGCGATCAGGATGAACTTGTCAGCATTGACGAAAATGGTTCAAATGAGGTGATTAAAACGTTGGGATTAATGTGGAACCCCGCTCTGGATGTTATGCAGTTCGTTTCCGTCTCAACCGTGTGTAAAGACAGTGTAACTAAGCGACAAGTGCTGTCGCTCGTGTCGAGAATGTTCGACCCGTTGGGTCTTGTGACGCCGGTGATTCTTATCGGCAAACTTCTGATGAAAGCCATATGGAAGGAAGAATTGGGATGGGACGATGAGCTCACGGGTGATTTGAAGGGAAAGTGTAATAAATTATTAAGTGCTTTAAGTGGAGTTAGCAATCTCCAAATTCCTCGTCGTGTTGTGGTCAATGGAGCCGTTGCATTTGAGCTGCATGGATTTGCTGATGCAACTTTGGAGGCCTACGGTGCCTGTATATACGTCAGGTCAATTGTACCTGATGAAGCAGCAGTGGTGAAGTTATTGTGTGCCAAATCGAAAATCGTTCCTAAAACAGTGTTGACCATTCCAAGAAAGGAGCTTTTAGCAGCGCTTTTGTTACACAGATTGGTGAAGAAAATGTTAGCTGTATTAACGCTGCCCTTTCGAGACATTTGTTTGTGGTCGGACAATCAAGTGGTGTTAGCTTGGCTGAAGAAAAACCCGGAACGTTTAGAAGTGTTTGTACGAAATCGGGTTAGTGAGATAAACTCTACCGGTTCACAATTTAAGTGGAAGAATGTGGATACGCTGGAAAATCCAGACGATGTAGTGTCGCGTGGCCAATCTGCTGACGTTCTTAAGAGTAACGATCTTTGGTGGAGTGGCCCATTGTTCCTGCGCAGCGAGGAATATCAGATGGTGGTTCCAGAGCTTCTACCTGATGAAGATGTTCCTGAGATGCGGCGAGCCACTGTAGCTTCAACGATTGTGTCATTGGAGTATTTGCCGGTGTTCCATAAGTTCGAGTCTTTTCGAAAGCTGCAACGAGTTCTGGCATACGTCTTGCGTTTCTGCCGGAATGCAATGGAGAAGGTGGTCAAGAGGAGAATCACTGGTCGATTTCCCAGTGTGTTTGAAATGCGAGAGTCTTTAAAAGTCATAATCAAGGTAATTCAGCTGCCGCACTTTGGTAAAGAGATAGCCATGATGATGTTCGGTGAATACAGTGAAGGGTTTTCTAAATTGAATCCTTTTTTGGACGTTGGTATGATTCGCGTCGGCGGACAACTGCGACATTCAAGTCTTCCTTATGGAGTTAAGCATCCGTGGATCTTACCAAATAAGGATGAAATCGTTCAACGCTTCATTGAGACAGCACATCGTGAGAACCTTCACATTGGCCCATCTGCTTTGCTGGCCCAGATTCGTCGTCAACTCTGGATTTTAGGAACCCGTTCAGCTGTTCGCAAGGTAACAAAGAATTGCGTGCAGTGTTTTAGACTCAACCCTCCTTGTGCTGGTCAGTTCATGGGAGATCTTCCCATGGCAAGGTGCGATAAGGCTCCGGCTTTCATAAGAGTTGGCGTGGATTTCGCGGGTCCTATACTAATCAAGCAGACTGGAAGAAGGCTAGCACCTGTCAAGGGATACGTGTGCGTCTTCGTTTGCATGGTCACTAAAGGCATTCATTTGGAGGTAATAGAAGATCTGTCAGCCGATGCGTTTATAGCTGCCCTACATCGATTTGTTTCTCGTCGTGGTGTCCCCGAGCAGATATATTCGGATAATGGGACAAATTTCGTAGGTGCGCGGAATGAACTAAACGAACTGTATCGTCTTTTCAAGCAGCAAGATACCGACTTCAAGATATTCGAGTTCTGTCAACCCTGGCAGATTGAATGGAAAATGATTCCCCCAAATGCACCGCACATGGACGGGATCTGGGAGGCAGGCGTGAAGAGCTTCAAGACCATTTTTAAGAAGAAGTGCCAATCAAGCCTCCTGACGATGTCCGAGTTTTCGACCTTGCTCTGTCAAATCGAAGCTCAACTCAATTCTCGGCCTTTATACGGTCCTTCTGATGATCCGTCGGAATTCGAGCCGTTAACCCCAGGCCATTTTATGATCGATCGTCCTCTGACTGCCATTCCGGAGCCTAGTTATGATGGAATCCCGGTGAATAGACTTTCCAGATGGCAGTATGTCCAGCATCTGCGTCGAGAATTCTGGAAGCGCTGGTCTGAAGAATACCTCTTGGAGTTACAGGTCCGACAAAGGTGGAATAAAAGGAAGGAAAACATTCTACCTGGAACAGTGGTGATTATCAAGGATGATAACTTACCTCCTCAGAAATGGAGGTTGGGGAAGGTCGAATCAACCTGTGTAGGAGCAGATGGATTGATCCGTGTGGTGGATGTTCGAAATAAGGCGGGTTTGCTGAGACGGCCAATTCATAAACTGGCGCCTTTACCTATCCTGAACAACCTTGAGATCAGAAAGGTCTAAATTCCCTCGGGGGAGGATGTTCGAGCCGTTCGCCGCGAATAATTTATCTCAGTGCATCTGCAAATGCACCCCGCTGAATTTATCAACACATCGCTGCACGCAGTACCATCATGACAGCGAGAAACTGCAGCCGCACGAGGCGAAGAAGAAAAGTGGCCATATTTCGAATTCTTCACTGTGCTTCCGATGCGTATAGACGTGAATTTTAAgcaatcaaataatcaaatGTAGTATTACTAAATATAGTTAGAAACCAGAAAAGAAAGTGTTTTTGGTTATGATGTGCGATTCCGTGATTCCGTGTTAATTAAGGAAAAATTACAGTCCACTCGTTAATTAAGCAAcattggtagtagtgttgtaatCGAAGGCGACGAGCTCgtggtggtagaggaatttgtctaccttagcttgttgataacaactgacagcaacaacagccgtgaaattcgaagacgcatagtcaatggaatcatgcctactatgggctccgcaaatccttgaggtccaacaaactccgaccccgtacggagtgtaccatgtacaaatccctaataaGACCgattgttctctatgggcacgaagcatggacgatgcttgaagaggactcacaagcgcttggtattttcgaacgccgagtgctcagaacaatatacggtggtgtacaggaaaacggagtatggagaggaagaatgaaccacgaactagCGCAACTCTatggcgaacccagcatccagaaagtcaccaaggctggacgagtgccatggacagggcatgttgcaagattgccggacagcagccctgcaaagatggtgttcgcaccgaatccggtaggaacaagaaggagaggagcccagcgagcgaggtggttggaccagatgGAGCAGGACTTGCCAAGAATATGTGCAGCCgtgagttggagaactgcagccatggatcgtgtttattggcgaaaagttatgaatcagatctaatctctcaatgggacgTTGAATCATtgtacaaataaaataaaaatacagaAGATGGACAgatattttttcaacaaaagccattatgttggtttttttttatttttttaacaaaa
The Toxorhynchites rutilus septentrionalis strain SRP chromosome 2, ASM2978413v1, whole genome shotgun sequence genome window above contains:
- the LOC129767161 gene encoding uncharacterized protein LOC129767161, with protein sequence MFKAYSVNDRWKFAQTNGLCRCCLNAHGRRSCKNAKQCVIEGCQYRHHPLLHSNHSNGQPVQSLSTVQNHVHQRYKQTLLFRIVPVIISGPRGSIETFAFLDDGSDLSLIESDLVEQLGIDGWTKPLCLKWTGNVTRLEPDSKQVQVSIRGVNRQKQFYLNDLRTVKELTLPEQSLSYEDLAQRYCYLLGLPVVSYEKAVPRLLIGVNNVNLTIPLQVKEGQKGEPIAVKTRLGWSIFGGSSKESTHTLNFHTCECASDQKLYNAVRDYFTMEDAGVKPAPVPESEEEKRAKKIMEQTTIRVGERFETGLLWRYDDVELPDSHKMAVKRFECLERKMIRDPELASNLKKQITEYVLKGYAHRATQEELDRANPKRVWYLPLGVVTNPRKPGKVRLVWDAAATVDGISLNSMLLKGPDQLTSLPDVLFRFRQFWVGVSADIREMFHQMKIREVDRHAQRFLFRNDPSEQLEIFMMDVATFGATCSPASAQYVKNVNAAEFADRFPRAVEGILKNHYVDDYLDSFESEEEAELVSKEVRLIHQQGGFHLRNWLSNSTSLLSELQEKETLDSKNLCSNPTVSSERVLGMLWLTTEDKLKFAINMKDEIQQIIDSGNRPTKRQMLKCLLGIFDPLGLLSVFLVQGKILLQDTWHAGLKWDEKVPEDIFERWIKWTGMFLSISTIRIPRCYFLNATKQHR
- the LOC129767162 gene encoding uncharacterized protein LOC129767162, with amino-acid sequence MSENSVSKQQQIGKSVTSSALGQSNQSSSTPLSKKEKKKLKLTEKLTSMENIQRVVRRRGTAKGKVTRILNIIRPNEEEVVQLTEAEIKVYLKKLEAAHKDFNDAHDEIMNVVSVDDYEQHEQQYEDQLTRNNAAVAAAAAAMNARNDHQTQQAPVVINQPLRIPIPTFDGRYESWPKFKAMFKDLVDKGPDPPAVKLYHLDKSLVGNAAGLIDAKTINEGNYAHAWKVLEERFENKRHAIDSHIHGLLNLKRMTKKSHVELRSLVDEGSKHVEGLKFLERDFNGVGEDFVIHLLAAALHNDVRHTWETTIKHGELPDYNEMLKFLKEQVFILDQGYLLHAEEKPNQVQNPPIKSPPKPVAEREDSSTSTLATATCSSLASRMQQVLLLTAVVDVLDKNYQPHSCRLLLDSGSQVNLITRSLANKLGLKLDSSNFTVIGVNSMKTQSSNCGVVHLSSRYKDFQAKLTDPNFFHPSKVDMLLGNEWFLKLLLPGEFSLAHNLPILRETQFGWVVSGVYDEGLAFDGIVYSHTVTMDELSHTIQRFWEIEDVVGTDEGGSEEEECEEHFKATYRRDASGRYIVQLPLKESVSELGDSRPLALRRFYALEPKLSQHPDVWKQYQDFMDEYESLGHCKEVDFIRLQATNIVKNNFYVDNALFGFDDLNEASEAQVQLIDLLKAGGFHLHKWASNHPELLKRIPEGDQDELVSIDENGSNEVIKTLGLMWNPALDVMQFVSVSTVCKDSVTKRQVLSLVSRMFDPLGLVTPVILIGKLLMKAIWKEELGWDDELTGDLKGKCNKLLSALSGVSNLQIPRRVVVNGAVAFELHGFADATLEAYGACIYVRSIVPDEAAVVKLLCAKSKIVPKTVLTIPRKELLAALLLHRLVKKMLAVLTLPFRDICLWSDNQVVLAWLKKNPERLEVFVRNRVSEINSTGSQFKWKNVDTLENPDDVVSRGQSADVLKSNDLWWSGPLFLRSEEYQMVVPELLPDEDVPEMRRATVASTIVSLEYLPVFHKFESFRKLQRVLAYVLRFCRNAMEKVVKRRITGRFPSVFEMRESLKVIIKVIQLPHFGKEIAMMMFGEYSEGFSKLNPFLDVGMIRVGGQLRHSSLPYGVKHPWILPNKDEIVQRFIETAHRENLHIGPSALLAQIRRQLWILGTRSAVRKVTKNCVQCFRLNPPCAGQFMGDLPMARCDKAPAFIRVGVDFAGPILIKQTGRRLAPVKGYVCVFVCMVTKGIHLEVIEDLSADAFIAALHRFVSRRGVPEQIYSDNGTNFVGARNELNELYRLFKQQDTDFKIFEFCQPWQIEWKMIPPNAPHMDGIWEAGVKSFKTIFKKKCQSSLLTMSEFSTLLCQIEAQLNSRPLYGPSDDPSEFEPLTPGHFMIDRPLTAIPEPSYDGIPVNRLSRWQYVQHLRREFWKRWSEEYLLELQVRQRWNKRKENILPGTVVIIKDDNLPPQKWRLGKVESTCVGADGLIRVVDVRNKAGLLRRPIHKLAPLPILNNLEIRKV